GTATTATAGATAAAATCCGTTTTAACGTTAAAATAGGAAATCATACTTTTGAAGTCGATGAATTCCATGGCGAAAACGAAGGTTTAATCATTGCCGAAATAGAACTTAATTCGGAAAACGAAGTGTTTGAAAGACCTAATTGGCTTGGTGAGGAAGTAACTAATGATAAACGGTATTACAATTCTTATTTAAGCAATCATCCGTTTAAAAATTGGTAAATTATTTTTCTAGCACCTCTATAGTTACCATCATTTGCCCACTGCCTTTGTTTTGAGCAATTTCCATAAAAGCACGCTTAGTAAGGTCAATTTCTCTTGATCTTACAAAAGGTCCTCTATCAATAACCTCAACGATTACGGACTTTCCATTAGCTTCATTTGTAACTTTTACTTTTGTTCCGAAAGGTAATTTTTTGTGGGCTGCAGTATATTTATTATTGTCAAATCTTTTTCCACTAGTGGTTCTTTTTCCATTAAATTTGTTTGCATAATAAGATGCATGAGCATTTTTTTTATACTTTTTAAAAGTCCCAGACACAACTTCTGTAGTATCGATTTGCAATTCTTTTTGCTCAACAACAGGTTTATTCTTTTTTACAGTATCTTTTTCTACGGCTATTTTTTGCTTGTTAGCAGTTGTAATTTGACTACTTACTAAGCCAAAAACAGCTACCAAAAAAAACCATGTTACTACTTTTTTCATGAATACTTTTTTAAGTTCAAATCTATTTTACAAAAACCATACCTAGATAAAAAAAGTCCTTTTCAGGACTTTCTGTTTTTAGAACCATAATGACCAGGGAAGTCTACTCAGGATGAGTAACAATCCTATACCATAAAATACGGCTATGCTTTTAAATTTAGATTCGCTTGAATCTGCTTTTTTATGTTTAGACCATCCTATTGTAATAAATACAATTGCTATTATGTTTATTAACGGATGCTCTAATGAAGTTAATCGTAAGGAAGCATCTTTCATTTGTCCTAAAGATGCAAACCCTAATTGTGATACAAAGTATAAAATAAGACCTACTAATAATTGTGTGTGTGTTCCTATTAATCCAAACAATGCTATTTTTCTATCTTTTGGTGTAAACTCTTTTTTGGAATTTTTTCCAATAAATGAATTAACTACTGCAATCACTAATAATAAAAGAGCTAAATATGCCCAACCAGAATGAAATTTTTGAATAAATTCGTACATATAATTTGTTTTTTGAAATTCAAATATAATAAAAAAACAGGATAAAAAAAACGGCATTCAATCAAATATGAATGCCGTTTTAGTAATATTATAATTTTAACTTAGAAGTTATAACGTAAGCTAAAGTTCCAAGTTCTTCCGAAACCAAAGAAAACACTGTTTGCTTTAGCAACTCCATTGTATGTTTTACCAGCTGATTCGTAAGTAGGTCCTGAACTTCCAGAAACAAAATCAGAAGCAAATATATTAGTTTTTGATTCAGCAATATACGTTTCATCTAAAACGTTGTTTACATTTAATCTGAAAACCACTGAGTTTGCTTTATCTCTACCAACAAGCATTTTATATGAAAAACCAGCATCCATTAAACCGTATGATGGCAATTCTAAAGACCCTTTATTTGTTGAAGAAGAAAAATTCGCAGGCGAAATAGACGCATATAATTTATCATTATAGTTGTAGTTTGCATCCAAAATAACTCTCGTAAAAACTTCATAAGAAGCTCCCAAAGAAGCTGTCAATTGAGCTGCATCTCCTACTTTTACTTTATCTAAATATAAAGTTGTAGATGTTCCTCCAGAAACTGGATTATTTGAAACATCGTATCTATTACTAATACTATTCCCTTTATATCTCCAATCTCCAATAGAGAACATTGCGTTTATTTTTAACTTATCTGTTGCTTTAGCTGTTGCTTCAAGCTCTACTCCTGAGTGAACCTCAGTAATCCCAGAATAATCATAATATCCACCTGGATTAAGAGCGTCAGTATCATTTGATCTTTGGTATCTATCTTTCCATTGTGTGTTGTAAATATTTAAGTTAGCATTAAATATTGCAGATCTAAATCCGTAACCAGCTTCAAATCCAAGGATTTTTTCATTTACTAAATTTCCATTTACTAATGATTTATTATTTGGATAAACAGCAGTAAAGAATGGTTGTTTAGAATAATATCCAGCATTTACAAAAACATTGTGATTTTCGTTGATGTTGTAGTTAGCACCTCCTTTTACATTTCCACCAATAATGTTTTTGAAACTAGTGTCTGAAAGTGGGTTTGAACTTAAATAAGTAAAACGATCGGTTTTCTTAAATCCTTGTTGCGAAACAGCTCCTTGAACAAAGGCCGTTAAATTATCTTTAGAATATTCTAATTGCGTAAAAGCACCGTACCAGTTTACTCCACCGTCATAATCATATCCTATTTTTTCTTTAACCGCTGAACTTGCAAAAGGATTTAAAGAAGGACTTACTGAATATGTTTCTGTAAGAACTCTGTTCGGCGAGTTAACATTTGTGTTATCAAGAAATGCATCTCCTCCCAATAAAGTATTCACATCTTGATAGTGAATTCCTTTGTAAGTTCTTGCATCAATACCAAAATCTAATGTTAGAGTTTGAGTTAATTTTTTATTCAAACTAACAATTCCTCCATACCAGTCATGAGAGTTGAAAGAAGAAATTCTTGAAATACCAGTAGTCGTTGTAGAAGAAGTTCCTGCACTTGACGTATTTTGATATTGTCCTGTTACACCTGTAGTAGTTCTAGTTCTAGCAACGCCATTAATCATAACTGTTTGCCCTGAATTATAGGCTTGTATTTTATCAAAATCAACTAATCCAGTTGCAGTTCTAAAAGCACTGTTTAAATAGTTTAAACTTCTAATACCTCCAGTTCCTGTAGAACCACCTCCACGACCCCAAGAACCGTAAACTACAGTTGAAAGTTTAGTCGTTTCGTTGATCTTCCAATCCCAGTTTAAAGAAGCAACTGGTTTGTGGTAAAAGTTTCTTTTCATGTTAAATTGCTCTCCATTCAAATAACCCCAATCAGAGTTATATCTTGTATTTGGCTCACCATTAGAACCATATTTAAGATAAGTATCAAGAGTAATATTAGTAGATCTTTGATTGTGCCATTGTGGCGCACCTGTAAAAGTAAATTGAAGATCATGTTTATCATTTGCTTTGTAACCTAAAGCTATAAAATAATTTTTACCTTCAAAATTTGTTCCGTCAACATAACCATCTCCAGTAGTTGAACTCAATAAGACTGATGCTGAAAGACCGTTTTTCAAAAGCCCCGTATTATAAGAAGCTTGCACTTTCAAATAATTAGCATTACCAAAACCAGAAGATACTGCTCCTCCTTCTTTCATGTCAGACGATTTTGTCAACACATTTATTGTTCCTCCTACAGAAGCAATTGCTAATTTAGAAGAACCAAGACCTCTTTGAACTTGCATCGCTGAAGTAACATCAGATAATCCAGCCCAGTTACTCCAGTAAACAGCACTGTTTTCCATGTCATTTACAGGAACCCCATTTATCATAACAGCAATGTTTTTTTGATCAAATCCACGAATGTTAATTCTTGAATCTCCAAAACCTCCACCAGATTTTGTAACATATACAGAAGGTGTATTTCTTAAAATTTCAGGAAATTCTTGAGTTCCTAATTTTTCTTGAATTTCTGCTGCTTTAATAGTTGACACAGCTACAGGTGTTTTTCTGTCCTTAGCGATATCCGCAACACCAGATGTTACTATAATTTCATTTAATTGATTAGAATTTTCATTTAAAACAATTGTTCCTAAATTAACAGTAGCTCCATTTGAAACTGAGAATTTAACTGTTTTTGTATCAAAACCTATAAAAGAGATAACTAATTCTCCAGATACAACCGAAGTATTAATAGAAAATTTACCGTCAAAATCTGAAGAAACTCCAGTTGTTGAACCTTTAACAGCAATATTTGTTCCAGGCAAAGTCATTTGCCCATCAGTAATAGTTCCAGTAATTTTTCCTTGAGAAAATACTGATGAAACTATCAAAAACATTAATCCAGTGAGTAACCAATTTTTCATTGTCTTCATTGTTGTTTAGTTAAATAATATTTGGTAAAATTATAACATTTTTGTGTTAAAAAGTTAACGTAATGTTAAGAAAAGTACATTTTAGATTCGTTTTTTTACAGAATTATGTTTTATGCAATTATTTTGTTAAAAAAAATATAATATATAATTTGATGTGTTTTTAATTATTCATTCTGTAAAAATAAATTAACATGACTATTAATAAAAATGGAATGCAGAAATGTATTACATTTTTTAAAAGTTAACTGTAAATAAAAAAAGCTCTGATTTATACAAATCAGAGCTTTTTTATATTATTAATGTACGTTACCTTATCATTAATTTCTTTCCAGAGGTTGTGAATTAAATTAGGAAGAGATAGTATTAAATTCTATTTATTTGTCAAAAAATGATTTAACAAAAATGAGGTAGAACTATCGTGGTTTTTAATTGTTTTAGTGTTTATTTCTTCTAAAATAGAATTTGCTAATTGCTTTCCTAATTCAACTCCCCACTGGTCAAAACTAAAAATATTCCAAATAATTCCTTGTACAAAAATCTTGTGTTCGTACATTGAAATCAAAGATCCTAATGATTTTGGAGTCAATTTTTGGATTAAAATAGTGTTGGTAGGTTTGTTTCCTTCAAAAACTTTGAAAGGCAACAGAGCAGCAGCTTTATCTTTTGGCAAACCTTGTTTATCAAATTCGGCTTGTACTTGCGCTCCTGTTTTTCCGTGCATCAAAGCCTCTGTTTGCGCAAAGAAATTAGACATCAATTTATCATGATGATTGTCATCTCCATATAATGGTTTTACAAATCCAATAAAGTCAGTAGGAATAATTTTAGTTCCTTGGTGAATTAACTGAAAAAAGGCGTGTTGCGCATTTGTTCCAGGCTCACCCCAAATAATAGTCCCTGTTTGATAGTCAACTGGTTTCCCGTCACGACCCACACTTTTACCATTACTTTCCATTGTACCTTGTTGCAGATACGGAGCTAATTTTTGTAAATACTGAGTGTATGGAATTAACGCTTCACTTTCTGCACCAAAAAAATTGTTGTACCAAACGCTTAATAAAGCAAGAATTACTGGAATGTTTTGATCAAAATCAGCTGTTTTAAAATGCTCATCCATTTCATTTGCACCGCTTAATAATGCATCGAAATTATCAAAACCAACTGCTAAACTTATTGAAAGTCCAACTGCACTCCACAATGAGAATCGTCCTCCAACCCAATCCCACATAGGAAATACGTTGTCAGGATTAATTCCAAATTCCGTTACTTTTTGAAGATTTGTAGAAACTGCCACAAAATGTTTTGCTACATCTGATTGTGTCGCTGATTTCAAAAACCATTCTCTAATAGTCTCAGAAT
Above is a window of Flavobacterium sp. 123 DNA encoding:
- a CDS encoding septal ring lytic transglycosylase RlpA family protein translates to MKKVVTWFFLVAVFGLVSSQITTANKQKIAVEKDTVKKNKPVVEQKELQIDTTEVVSGTFKKYKKNAHASYYANKFNGKRTTSGKRFDNNKYTAAHKKLPFGTKVKVTNEANGKSVIVEVIDRGPFVRSREIDLTKRAFMEIAQNKGSGQMMVTIEVLEK
- a CDS encoding TonB-dependent receptor; translation: MKTMKNWLLTGLMFLIVSSVFSQGKITGTITDGQMTLPGTNIAVKGSTTGVSSDFDGKFSINTSVVSGELVISFIGFDTKTVKFSVSNGATVNLGTIVLNENSNQLNEIIVTSGVADIAKDRKTPVAVSTIKAAEIQEKLGTQEFPEILRNTPSVYVTKSGGGFGDSRINIRGFDQKNIAVMINGVPVNDMENSAVYWSNWAGLSDVTSAMQVQRGLGSSKLAIASVGGTINVLTKSSDMKEGGAVSSGFGNANYLKVQASYNTGLLKNGLSASVLLSSTTGDGYVDGTNFEGKNYFIALGYKANDKHDLQFTFTGAPQWHNQRSTNITLDTYLKYGSNGEPNTRYNSDWGYLNGEQFNMKRNFYHKPVASLNWDWKINETTKLSTVVYGSWGRGGGSTGTGGIRSLNYLNSAFRTATGLVDFDKIQAYNSGQTVMINGVARTRTTTGVTGQYQNTSSAGTSSTTTTGISRISSFNSHDWYGGIVSLNKKLTQTLTLDFGIDARTYKGIHYQDVNTLLGGDAFLDNTNVNSPNRVLTETYSVSPSLNPFASSAVKEKIGYDYDGGVNWYGAFTQLEYSKDNLTAFVQGAVSQQGFKKTDRFTYLSSNPLSDTSFKNIIGGNVKGGANYNINENHNVFVNAGYYSKQPFFTAVYPNNKSLVNGNLVNEKILGFEAGYGFRSAIFNANLNIYNTQWKDRYQRSNDTDALNPGGYYDYSGITEVHSGVELEATAKATDKLKINAMFSIGDWRYKGNSISNRYDVSNNPVSGGTSTTLYLDKVKVGDAAQLTASLGASYEVFTRVILDANYNYNDKLYASISPANFSSSTNKGSLELPSYGLMDAGFSYKMLVGRDKANSVVFRLNVNNVLDETYIAESKTNIFASDFVSGSSGPTYESAGKTYNGVAKANSVFFGFGRTWNFSLRYNF
- the pgi gene encoding glucose-6-phosphate isomerase codes for the protein MALNTINPTGTEAWNKLQKHYQEIQAASMHDMFQSDASRVEKFNLKWNDFLVDFSKNRINQETLTLLLELANQVGLKSAIQEYFDGGIINQTENRAVLHTALRTKESSVINVEGINVVPEIHEVKNKIKAFTNEITSGLRTGYTGKTFTDVVNIGIGGSDLGPVMAVEALQFYKNHLNVHFVSNVDGDHVNEIIKKLNPETTLFVIVSKTFTTQETLTNSETIREWFLKSATQSDVAKHFVAVSTNLQKVTEFGINPDNVFPMWDWVGGRFSLWSAVGLSISLAVGFDNFDALLSGANEMDEHFKTADFDQNIPVILALLSVWYNNFFGAESEALIPYTQYLQKLAPYLQQGTMESNGKSVGRDGKPVDYQTGTIIWGEPGTNAQHAFFQLIHQGTKIIPTDFIGFVKPLYGDDNHHDKLMSNFFAQTEALMHGKTGAQVQAEFDKQGLPKDKAAALLPFKVFEGNKPTNTILIQKLTPKSLGSLISMYEHKIFVQGIIWNIFSFDQWGVELGKQLANSILEEINTKTIKNHDSSTSFLLNHFLTNK